A genomic window from Sceloporus undulatus isolate JIND9_A2432 ecotype Alabama chromosome 9, SceUnd_v1.1, whole genome shotgun sequence includes:
- the LOC121916068 gene encoding TYRO protein tyrosine kinase-binding protein, which translates to MDQLGIPVLHILLGLACAQLGAAQQRDCGNCYQLSPGAIAGVVLGDLLLTLLIALAVYYVASCIYQRQSAASSDIKKSQHESHYEELQGHRLDVYSDIRRPAATFK; encoded by the exons ATGGACCAACTAGGAATCCCTGTCCTCCATATTCTCCTGGGCTTGGCTTGTGCGCAGCTGG gAGCAGCCCAACAGAGAG ATTGTGGCAACTGCTACCAGCTCAGTCCAGGTGCCATTGCTGGTGTAGTGCTGGGAGATCTGCTCCTGACTTTGCTGATCGCCTTGGCAGTGTACTACGTGGCCAGCTGCATCTATCAACGGCAGTCAGCAGCCAGCAGTG ACATAAAGAAGAGTCAACATGAGTCCCACTATGAG GAACTTCAAGGGCACAGACTGGATGTTTACAGTGACATAAGGCGACCTGCAGCCACCTTCAAATAG